The Pseudomonadota bacterium region CACCTTGTTCATACCCCCACCCCTCATGACGCAACAGCCGCCAGCTGCGACAGGGTAGGCAATTCCGTGCTGCTAGGCAATGCCCGGGGCCTCGCGTATCGAGCCCAAGGCGGTGGAGCCCGCACTCGTTACGCGAAATCCCATAACGGCCGCGGCCCGGTGCTCCTCGCCTCGCCCGGAGGGGACGGCTCGCCGACTTCCCTCGTCGGCGCCATGGTGTACCGACCGGCTTTCCCGTAACATACCGAAGCGGCCAGTCGGGGCGGTGAAGGCCCGGTGGTCGGGTGAGCACATGCGGTACGTAACCCCCACAGCGAGGTAACTGTTATGCCATTAAGAATCGCGACCCTATTCCTTGCGCTCTTCCTCATGGGATGCGAAAACAACAAGGAGGAAGCGACCGGCCAGGTCTGCGGCGGCGCCACCGCTGTGCAATGCCCGGAGGGTCAGACCTGTGTCGATGACCCGAGCGACACCTGTGATCCCGACACCTATGGGGACGACAAGGCAGGCGCCGCCTGCCCGAGGATCTGCGCAGGCGGTTGATCACCCCGGGCGGTATCGCCATGGTGCGGGGCGCAGCGGGCGGTGTCATTCCGCCCGCTGCCATTTACCCATCGTCACGCGGTCGAGCCCGGCGTAATCTGGGATCGTGGCACGGGCACGGAAGCCCACCGCGCCGAGCATCGTCCACACCGGCTGTTTCTGAGCAGCACCGTGCTCCAGGGCGAGCCATCCGCCATCGCGCAGGTGTCGCGGCGCGCCGGCAATGACGGTGCGCAGGGCCTTGAGACCGTCATCGCCTCCGGACAAGGCGACGCGCGGCTCGTGGCAGAAGCCGGCCCTCCAGAGCTCGGCGTCCGGGACATAAGGCGGATTGGACACGATGAGGTCGAAGCGCGCGCCGCGGAGCGGCCGGTACCAGTCCCCTTCCACGAACGCGATATCGCGAAACCCCAGGCGCCCCGCGTTGCGGCTCGCGATCGCGAGCGCCGGGGCGGAAACGTCGGTGGCCGTGACCCGGCATTTCGTCGATCCGCGGATCGCGAGGGCGATGGCCCCCGATCCGGTGCCGAGGTCCAGTACCTCGCGGAGGTCATGGGCCGTAATGAGCTCGAGCGCCGCCTCGACCAGGTGCTCGGTCTCGGGGCGCGGCACCAAGGTGTGCTCATCGACGAGTAGCGGCATCGACCAGAACTCGCGCCGGCCGACGAGATAGGCGACCGGAATGCCCCGCGCGCGCCCCGCGATGAGATCGAGGTAACGCCGCACCTCTGCCGCCGCGACCGGATGGTCCGCCCGGGTGACGAGCTGTACCCGCCCGACACCGAGGACGTGGCCGAGCAATACCTCGGCGTCCAGGCGCGCGCTGTCCGAATCCGACAGAAGGGCTTCGGCGTGGCGGAGGAGGCCGGCTATCGTCGCTGGCCCGGTGCCCTCGTTTCTCGGGACGGCCGCGGTCCTCAATTGCCCACCGCGGCCATGAGATCGGCCTGGTGCTCGCTGATGAGCGGCTCGATCACGTGGTCCAGCTCCCCGAGCATGATCGCTTCGAGCTTGTACACGGTCAGGTTGATGCGGTGATCGGTGACGCGCGCCTGCGGGAAGTTATAGGTGCGGATGCGCTCCGAACGGTCCCCGCTCCCCACCAGATTGCGGCGGCTCTCCGCCTGTTTCTCGCGCTGGCGCTCGCGCTCCGCCGACACCAGCCTGGCCTTGAGGAGGCTCATGCCGCGCGAGCGGTTCTTGTGCTGGGAGCGCTCGTCCTGGCACTCCACCACGAGCCCGCTCGGGAGGTGGGTGATACGGATGGCCGAATCGGTCTTGTTGACGTGCTGGCCGCCGGCCCCCGAGGCCCGGAACGTGTCGATGCGGAGTTCGGAGGGCGACACCTCGATGTCGGTCACTTCATCGACCTCGGGCAACACCGCCACGGTGCAGGCCGAGGTGTGGATGCGCCCCTGGGCCTCGGTCTCGGGGACGCGCTGCACGCGGTGCACCCCGGATTCGAACTTGAGGCGCGAATATGCCCCCTGGCCCACGATGCGCGCGATCACCTCTTTGATCCCGCCGGCGTCCGCGCGGCTCGTGCTCAGGACCTCGCAGGTCCAGCCGCGCGTTTCGACATAGCGTCCGTACATGCGGAACAGCGCGGCAGCGAACAACGCCGCCTCCTCGCCGCCGGTCCCGGCGCGCACCTCGAGGAAGATGTTGCTGCGATCCGAGGGGTCCTGCGGGAGCAGGAAGCGGTGCAGATCGCGCTCCAGGGCCTCGTCGCGCGCCTGATTCCTCTTGAGCTCTTCCGCGGCCAGCTCGCGCAGCCCCGCGTCCTCCTCATCGAGCATGCGCCGCGCCTCTTCGATCGCCCGGCGATTCCGGAGATAGCTCTCGAAGCACTCGACCACTACCCGCAGCTCGGATTGCTCGCGGCCCAACTCCCGGAAGGTCGCTTGGTCCTTCCAGACCCCTTCGTTCGACAACAGCCCGGTCAGCTCCTGCGAGCGGGCGCGCAGGCGTTCGAGTTTCTGTAGGAGCGAATCCTTCATGGCGTCTGGCATTCTACCGTGACCCGGCCTGCTACGGTGGAGCCGCGGCGACCCACTACCCGTCGCCGCCATGCTGGTCCACGCCCAACAAGTCGCGCGAGATCGAGCGCGTGCAGGCCGAACACCGCGGCCTGTTGCACGTGACGGCCCCAGTCGGCCTCCGGGTTGTCGCCAGAGTGCGCGTGTTGATCGCCACCCGGTGCGGCGCGGACGCCGTGCGCGGCGGGCGCGCGCAAGCCAGGCAGGCCGACACCCGCGCTGAGCAGATCGTCCGCGCCCTCGTGGCGGGTGACGCGCACCTCGGCGGGCGGAGACCTCGGACAGATTCACGCGTGTCTCAAGGTCCAGGCGCCAGGTGCGTATTCAGCTCGTTGTGTAAACGCTGCCCGCCCCGGGTCCTGTATAACGCCAAGGCCCACAGGGGAAAATACCGGCGGTACAGCGTGTAATCGAGCAGCGCGGTGCGGAAAAAGACGCCGGTCCAGTCTTGGGCCGGCCATTCTCCGTTCGAGTCTTGCGTGCAGAGGAGGTGATCCACGCCTCGCTCGATGGCGGACCAATCGGGATCGTGGGCCTCCAAGAGCGTCGACAGGGCCCAGGCGGTCTGGATCACCTGGCTTTCGCGGTGCTCGACATACACACCCGTGAGGCAGCCGCTGTGGTGCTCGCCGAATCCGCCGTCCGGCCGTTGGCGCGCCAGGAGCCACCGGCACGCCTTGCGGATGGCGGGATGGAACACCGGTGTACCGGCGGCCAAGAGTCCCCGCACGCCGAATAGCGTGCCGTAGATGAGATACACCCCCCAAGCGCCGGGCCAGGCGCCGTCGGGGCGCTGGCGAGCGGCCAACCAGCGTGCGGCGCGCTCGAGGGCGCGCGTGATGCGGCCGTCCATGACCCCCGGGCAACGTTCCCGGAAGGCGGCCAGGGCGCTGATACACGACGAGGTACACTCCACCCAGGAGCGGTCGGTCATCGAGTCGGCGAACATCTCCGCGGGGTTCAGCCATTCGAGGGTCCAGCGCGTGCCGCTGGGCTCATAGCTGCCGAAGCCGCCATCGGCGTTCTGACAACGCAGCATGAACTCGACGCCCTCCCGGAGCGCTTCGCTGTCCCGTACTCCGCCCGGCGCGGCGAGCAATGCCAAGAGGGCCTCGGCCGTACAGTCGCTCACGGGCCAGCCGTGCCATACCCCCGCGAAACACCATCCGCCCCGCGGATCGATGCGGAAGTTTTCTTCGACGCCTGGAAACGTCCGGCGGATCTGTTGGGTCGTGAGGAACGACGCGCCCCGCGCGATGCATTCTCCGGTGCTCGCCCGGGACTCTACCGCGGCCAGTGCCTGGAGTGCGAAGGCCGTGTCCCACGAGGCGCTGCGCGCACCGGCGACGCGCGAGCCGTCCCGCCCGTCCTCCCAGATCCAACCCTCGAAACGCACCAGAGCTCGGTGCAGATCGGGGTCGTCGGGTTGATGGATCCACAGCGCGATGAGGCTCAATAGCCCGCTGACCGGCGAGATGGCGGTGTGATCGGTGGTGCGAAACTCCCAGCGGAGATGATCGAGCAGCCGCGCGACGATGTTCCGCCGCGCCGCGGCGCTGTGCCTTTGTTCCACGAATAGAAAAAACGCGCAGAGACAACGCAACGCGCGGCCTGGCCGCACGTACAGGTCCCCGGCTCGCAAGGCCCCTCGGTGCTCGCGGAAACCTCCGTAACCGGCGGGATAGAGCTCGGCCCGCAGCGCCTCGATCACCGGACCGCGTGGGCCCTGATGGCGCGAGGCATAGATCACGGTCATCGCCAGGTAGATGAGCCGGGTGTGACAGTAGAACCTTCCCGGATGGATCGGCAGTCGGCGCGGCAGGGCCCAGAGCTCCGGCAGGAGTGGGTTGAGGCCCTCCCAGTCATAAAGGTTCAGCATCGCGAGCCAGAACTTACCCCAGCTCGGGATCCGCAGGACCCCGCCTTCGGCCGCGATGAAGCGCGCGGCGGGGACCAAGAGGGGATCGTCCCTGGAAAGCCCCAAGAGGCGCGCCGCGACGTACACGAGCGTCGTGACGAAGAGATAGGGCGGTGAATGGGCGTGCAGACCCCAGAGCCCGGACCCGAGTCGCGTGCGCTGGAACTGGAGCAGCAGCAGGTCTCTGCGCGCCGCGGGCATGGCACGGCCGGTGATCTGGCACATGAGGGCGTACTGGGCCGCGAGCATCGGGCCCCACACGACCTCCCCCTCCCATTCTCCGCTCGCGGACTGCCGCCGGATGAGGGCATCCACGGCACGCCGCAACGCCGAGTCCAGGACCTGTCTTAACAAGTTAGGCGCCGCCCCTCATCGCCCTCGGGCCGTTCGCTATCGGGAAGGGGGAGCGGTGCGAACACCCCGCCCCGGTTCCACGCGATCCCGGGCACGGGCCTATTGAAGCAGATCCGGGAGGCTTGGCAAACCGGGACTCCCTTGGGCGGTGATCGCTTCAAGGAACAGGTTGAGGAAATGCTGGCACGCAAAGTCGGTCAGGCCCGACAGGGCAGGCCGAAAATCGAGTCGATAGAGGACCATTTAAAGGCTCCGACCCCTTTACAGCTACCAGGTCAGCGGACCCGGCCCGCTCAGGATCCCCACCACCAGCCACCTCAAACGCCCGAGCAAGGCGCCGGCGACCCGGCCGGCATGTCCCCATT contains the following coding sequences:
- a CDS encoding 2,3-oxidosqualene cyclase produces the protein MLRQVLDSALRRAVDALIRRQSASGEWEGEVVWGPMLAAQYALMCQITGRAMPAARRDLLLLQFQRTRLGSGLWGLHAHSPPYLFVTTLVYVAARLLGLSRDDPLLVPAARFIAAEGGVLRIPSWGKFWLAMLNLYDWEGLNPLLPELWALPRRLPIHPGRFYCHTRLIYLAMTVIYASRHQGPRGPVIEALRAELYPAGYGGFREHRGALRAGDLYVRPGRALRCLCAFFLFVEQRHSAAARRNIVARLLDHLRWEFRTTDHTAISPVSGLLSLIALWIHQPDDPDLHRALVRFEGWIWEDGRDGSRVAGARSASWDTAFALQALAAVESRASTGECIARGASFLTTQQIRRTFPGVEENFRIDPRGGWCFAGVWHGWPVSDCTAEALLALLAAPGGVRDSEALREGVEFMLRCQNADGGFGSYEPSGTRWTLEWLNPAEMFADSMTDRSWVECTSSCISALAAFRERCPGVMDGRITRALERAARWLAARQRPDGAWPGAWGVYLIYGTLFGVRGLLAAGTPVFHPAIRKACRWLLARQRPDGGFGEHHSGCLTGVYVEHRESQVIQTAWALSTLLEAHDPDWSAIERGVDHLLCTQDSNGEWPAQDWTGVFFRTALLDYTLYRRYFPLWALALYRTRGGQRLHNELNTHLAPGP
- the prmC gene encoding peptide chain release factor N(5)-glutamine methyltransferase, whose amino-acid sequence is MRTAAVPRNEGTGPATIAGLLRHAEALLSDSDSARLDAEVLLGHVLGVGRVQLVTRADHPVAAAEVRRYLDLIAGRARGIPVAYLVGRREFWSMPLLVDEHTLVPRPETEHLVEAALELITAHDLREVLDLGTGSGAIALAIRGSTKCRVTATDVSAPALAIASRNAGRLGFRDIAFVEGDWYRPLRGARFDLIVSNPPYVPDAELWRAGFCHEPRVALSGGDDGLKALRTVIAGAPRHLRDGGWLALEHGAAQKQPVWTMLGAVGFRARATIPDYAGLDRVTMGKWQRAE
- the prfA gene encoding peptide chain release factor 1; translated protein: MKDSLLQKLERLRARSQELTGLLSNEGVWKDQATFRELGREQSELRVVVECFESYLRNRRAIEEARRMLDEEDAGLRELAAEELKRNQARDEALERDLHRFLLPQDPSDRSNIFLEVRAGTGGEEAALFAAALFRMYGRYVETRGWTCEVLSTSRADAGGIKEVIARIVGQGAYSRLKFESGVHRVQRVPETEAQGRIHTSACTVAVLPEVDEVTDIEVSPSELRIDTFRASGAGGQHVNKTDSAIRITHLPSGLVVECQDERSQHKNRSRGMSLLKARLVSAERERQREKQAESRRNLVGSGDRSERIRTYNFPQARVTDHRINLTVYKLEAIMLGELDHVIEPLISEHQADLMAAVGN